A genomic stretch from Heliangelus exortis chromosome 16, bHelExo1.hap1, whole genome shotgun sequence includes:
- the STAU1 gene encoding double-stranded RNA-binding protein Staufen homolog 1 isoform X4 has protein sequence MSQVQIQNPSAAIAGSQVLIKNPSLSQPLSIPSTASSLPSENAGRPIQNSALPSASVTSTNAAAAPPNMANPKEKTPMCLVNELARFNKIQPEYKLLSEQGPAHSKVFTVQLTLGDQHWEAEGTSIKKAQHAAAAKALEGTKFPKPTARPSRSEGKNPDSVTPTVELNALCMKLGKKPMYKPIDPYTGMRSTYNYTMRGGTYPPRYFYPFPVGPLLYQVELSIGGQQFHGKGRTRQAAKHDAAAKALKVLQNEPLPEKPEVNGKEPDDENLNKSEISQVFEIALKRNLPVNFEVTKESGPPHMKSFVTKVSVGEFMGEGEGKSKKISKKNAAIAVLEELKKLPPLPTVEKMKPRIKKKTKSIVKLQTSPEYGQGMNPISRLAQIQQAKKEKEPEYMLITERGLPRRREFVMQVKVGAHTAEGMGTNKKVAKRNAAENMLEILGFKVPQPQPPKPALKTEEKTPVKKPGDGRKVTFFEPGSEETSTSNKEDEFRMPYLSHQQLPAGILPMVPEVAQAVGANQGHHTKEFSRAAPNPAKATVTAMIARELLYGGTSPTAETILKNNNSSGHVPHGPLARPSEQLDYLSNVQGIQVEYKDFPKNNKNEFVSLINCSSQPPLISHGIGKDVESCHDMAALNILKLLSELDQQTTEMPRTGNGPMSVCVKQEMESDPLLKPANSNTLGQTLDSTA, from the exons ATGTCTCAAGTTCAAATTCAAAATCCTTCTGCTGCCATTGCAGGGAGCCAAGTATTGATTAAAAACCCATCTCTTTCACAGCCTTTGAGTATTCCTTCTACTGCTAGTTCTTTGCCCTCTGAAAATGCAGGTAGACCTATCCAAAATTCTGCTTTACCCTCTGCTTCAGTTACATCCACCAATGCAGCTGCAG CTCCTCCAAACATGGCAAACCCCAAAGAGAAAACCCCAATGTGTCTTGTGAATGAGTTAGCCCGTTTCAACAAGATTCAGCCGGAATATAAGCTCTTGAGTGAGCAAGGTCCAGCTCATTCTAAG GTGTTTACAGTGCAGCTCACTCTTGGGGACCAGCACTGGGAAGCTGAAGGAACTAGTATTAAAAAGGCACAACATGCGGCAGCAGCCAAAGCTTTGGAAGGGACAAAATTCCCTAAGCCCACTGCTCGTCCATCTCGTAGTGAAGGCAAGAATCCAG ACAGTGTAACCCCCACAGTGGAGTTAAATGCACTTTGCATGAAGCTGGGAAAGAAACCTATGTATAAACCTATTGATCCTTATACGGGGATGAGATCCACTTACAACTATACTATGAGGGGTGGCACTTACCCTCCACG GTACTTTTACCCATTTCCTGTTGGGCCCTTACTTTATCAAGTTGAGCTTTCAATTGGAGGGCAGCAGTTTCATGGGAAAGGAAGAACAAGACAAGCTGCTAAGCATGATGCAGCTGCTAAAGCACTGAAAGTTCTGCAGAATGAGCCCTTGCCTGAGAAACCAGAG GTTAACGGAAAAGAACCAGATGATGAAAATCTCAATAAATCTGAAATAAGCCAAGTTTTTGAGATTGCACTTAAAAGGAACTTGCCTGTGAATTTTGAG GTGACCAAGGAAAGTGGCCCTCCCCATATGAAGAGCTTTGTAACCAAGGTGTCTGTTGGAGAATTCATGGGTGAAGGTGAAGGAAAGAGCAAGAAGATCtcaaagaaaaatgctgcaatAGCAGTCctagaagaactgaaaaaattgCCACCCCTTCCTACAGTTGAGAAAATGAAGCCACgaatcaaaaagaaaacaaaatcaatagTGAAG CTGCAGACAAGTCCAGAATATGGTCAAGGAATGAATCCCATTAGCAGACTTGCCCAGATACAGCAGgccaagaaagagaaagaaccAGAATATATGCTTATCACAGAACGTGGCCTTCCACGGCGCAGGGAGTTTGTTATGCAG GTGAAAGTTGGTGCACACACAGCTGAAGGAATGGGAACGAACAAAAAAGTTGCTAAACGCAATGCAGCTGAAAATATGTTGGAAATTTTAGGTTTCAAAGTCCCTCAACCTCAACCTCCAAAGCCAGcattaaaaacagaagagaag acacCAGTAAAGAAACCAGGTGATGGAAGAAAAGTAACCTTCTTTGAGCCAGGCTCTGAAGAGACTTCAACTA GTAATAAAGAAGATGAGTTTAGGATGCCTTATCTCAGCCATCAGCAGCTTCCTGCTGGAATCCTTCCCATGGTCCCTGAGGTTGCACAAGCTGTAGGAGCCAATCAAGGACACCATACCAAAGAGTTCAGTAGGGCAGCCCCAAATCCTGCCAAGGCTACAGTAACAGCAATGATTGCTAGAGAGCTGTTGTATGGTGGTACTTCTCCTACTGCTGAGACCATATTAAAGAATAACAACTCATCAGGCCATGTACCCCACGGACCACTTGCTAGGCCCTCTGAGCAGCTGGACTATCTTTCCAATGTTCAAGGAATCCAG gttGAATATAAAGACTTTCCAAAAAATAACAAGAACGAGTTTGTATCTCTTATAAACTGTTCCTCTCAGCCACCACTGATCAGCCATGGAATTGGAAAGGATGTAGAATCTTGCCACGATATG GCtgcactgaatattttaaagttgCTGTCTGAGCTGGACCAACAAACCACAGAGATGCCAAGAACAGGAAATGGACCAATGTCTGT ATGTGTGAAACAAGAAATGGAAAGTGACCCTCTTCTCAAACCGGCTAACTCAAACACTTTGGGACAAACACTGGACAGCACTGCCTAA
- the STAU1 gene encoding double-stranded RNA-binding protein Staufen homolog 1 isoform X5, which produces MSQVQIQNPSAAIAGSQVLIKNPSLSQPLSIPSTASSLPSENAGRPIQNSALPSASVTSTNAAAAPPNMANPKEKTPMCLVNELARFNKIQPEYKLLSEQGPAHSKVFTVQLTLGDQHWEAEGTSIKKAQHAAAAKALEGTKFPKPTARPSRSEGKNPDSVTPTVELNALCMKLGKKPMYKPIDPYTGMRSTYNYTMRGGTYPPRYFYPFPVGPLLYQVELSIGGQQFHGKGRTRQAAKHDAAAKALKVLQNEPLPEKPEFFPLKQVTKESGPPHMKSFVTKVSVGEFMGEGEGKSKKISKKNAAIAVLEELKKLPPLPTVEKMKPRIKKKTKSIVKLQTSPEYGQGMNPISRLAQIQQAKKEKEPEYMLITERGLPRRREFVMQVKVGAHTAEGMGTNKKVAKRNAAENMLEILGFKVPQPQPPKPALKTEEKTPVKKPGDGRKVTFFEPGSEETSTSNKEDEFRMPYLSHQQLPAGILPMVPEVAQAVGANQGHHTKEFSRAAPNPAKATVTAMIARELLYGGTSPTAETILKNNNSSGHVPHGPLARPSEQLDYLSNVQGIQVEYKDFPKNNKNEFVSLINCSSQPPLISHGIGKDVESCHDMAALNILKLLSELDQQTTEMPRTGNGPMSVKIKMPSAGTFRRMRGCVKQEMESDPLLKPANSNTLGQTLDSTA; this is translated from the exons ATGTCTCAAGTTCAAATTCAAAATCCTTCTGCTGCCATTGCAGGGAGCCAAGTATTGATTAAAAACCCATCTCTTTCACAGCCTTTGAGTATTCCTTCTACTGCTAGTTCTTTGCCCTCTGAAAATGCAGGTAGACCTATCCAAAATTCTGCTTTACCCTCTGCTTCAGTTACATCCACCAATGCAGCTGCAG CTCCTCCAAACATGGCAAACCCCAAAGAGAAAACCCCAATGTGTCTTGTGAATGAGTTAGCCCGTTTCAACAAGATTCAGCCGGAATATAAGCTCTTGAGTGAGCAAGGTCCAGCTCATTCTAAG GTGTTTACAGTGCAGCTCACTCTTGGGGACCAGCACTGGGAAGCTGAAGGAACTAGTATTAAAAAGGCACAACATGCGGCAGCAGCCAAAGCTTTGGAAGGGACAAAATTCCCTAAGCCCACTGCTCGTCCATCTCGTAGTGAAGGCAAGAATCCAG ACAGTGTAACCCCCACAGTGGAGTTAAATGCACTTTGCATGAAGCTGGGAAAGAAACCTATGTATAAACCTATTGATCCTTATACGGGGATGAGATCCACTTACAACTATACTATGAGGGGTGGCACTTACCCTCCACG GTACTTTTACCCATTTCCTGTTGGGCCCTTACTTTATCAAGTTGAGCTTTCAATTGGAGGGCAGCAGTTTCATGGGAAAGGAAGAACAAGACAAGCTGCTAAGCATGATGCAGCTGCTAAAGCACTGAAAGTTCTGCAGAATGAGCCCTTGCCTGAGAAACCAGAG TTTTTCCCTCTGAAACAGGTGACCAAGGAAAGTGGCCCTCCCCATATGAAGAGCTTTGTAACCAAGGTGTCTGTTGGAGAATTCATGGGTGAAGGTGAAGGAAAGAGCAAGAAGATCtcaaagaaaaatgctgcaatAGCAGTCctagaagaactgaaaaaattgCCACCCCTTCCTACAGTTGAGAAAATGAAGCCACgaatcaaaaagaaaacaaaatcaatagTGAAG CTGCAGACAAGTCCAGAATATGGTCAAGGAATGAATCCCATTAGCAGACTTGCCCAGATACAGCAGgccaagaaagagaaagaaccAGAATATATGCTTATCACAGAACGTGGCCTTCCACGGCGCAGGGAGTTTGTTATGCAG GTGAAAGTTGGTGCACACACAGCTGAAGGAATGGGAACGAACAAAAAAGTTGCTAAACGCAATGCAGCTGAAAATATGTTGGAAATTTTAGGTTTCAAAGTCCCTCAACCTCAACCTCCAAAGCCAGcattaaaaacagaagagaag acacCAGTAAAGAAACCAGGTGATGGAAGAAAAGTAACCTTCTTTGAGCCAGGCTCTGAAGAGACTTCAACTA GTAATAAAGAAGATGAGTTTAGGATGCCTTATCTCAGCCATCAGCAGCTTCCTGCTGGAATCCTTCCCATGGTCCCTGAGGTTGCACAAGCTGTAGGAGCCAATCAAGGACACCATACCAAAGAGTTCAGTAGGGCAGCCCCAAATCCTGCCAAGGCTACAGTAACAGCAATGATTGCTAGAGAGCTGTTGTATGGTGGTACTTCTCCTACTGCTGAGACCATATTAAAGAATAACAACTCATCAGGCCATGTACCCCACGGACCACTTGCTAGGCCCTCTGAGCAGCTGGACTATCTTTCCAATGTTCAAGGAATCCAG gttGAATATAAAGACTTTCCAAAAAATAACAAGAACGAGTTTGTATCTCTTATAAACTGTTCCTCTCAGCCACCACTGATCAGCCATGGAATTGGAAAGGATGTAGAATCTTGCCACGATATG GCtgcactgaatattttaaagttgCTGTCTGAGCTGGACCAACAAACCACAGAGATGCCAAGAACAGGAAATGGACCAATGTCTGT aaaaattaaaatgccaaGTGCTGGTACCTTCAGAAGGATGAGAGG ATGTGTGAAACAAGAAATGGAAAGTGACCCTCTTCTCAAACCGGCTAACTCAAACACTTTGGGACAAACACTGGACAGCACTGCCTAA
- the STAU1 gene encoding double-stranded RNA-binding protein Staufen homolog 1 isoform X8, with product MSQVQIQNPSAAIAGSQVLIKNPSLSQPLSIPSTASSLPSENAGRPIQNSALPSASVTSTNAAAAPPNMANPKEKTPMCLVNELARFNKIQPEYKLLSEQGPAHSKVFTVQLTLGDQHWEAEGTSIKKAQHAAAAKALEGTKFPKPTARPSRSEGKNPDSVTPTVELNALCMKLGKKPMYKPIDPYTGMRSTYNYTMRGGTYPPRYFYPFPVGPLLYQVELSIGGQQFHGKGRTRQAAKHDAAAKALKVLQNEPLPEKPEVTKESGPPHMKSFVTKVSVGEFMGEGEGKSKKISKKNAAIAVLEELKKLPPLPTVEKMKPRIKKKTKSIVKLQTSPEYGQGMNPISRLAQIQQAKKEKEPEYMLITERGLPRRREFVMQVKVGAHTAEGMGTNKKVAKRNAAENMLEILGFKVPQPQPPKPALKTEEKTPVKKPGDGRKVTFFEPGSEETSTSNKEDEFRMPYLSHQQLPAGILPMVPEVAQAVGANQGHHTKEFSRAAPNPAKATVTAMIARELLYGGTSPTAETILKNNNSSGHVPHGPLARPSEQLDYLSNVQGIQVEYKDFPKNNKNEFVSLINCSSQPPLISHGIGKDVESCHDMAALNILKLLSELDQQTTEMPRTGNGPMSVCVKQEMESDPLLKPANSNTLGQTLDSTA from the exons ATGTCTCAAGTTCAAATTCAAAATCCTTCTGCTGCCATTGCAGGGAGCCAAGTATTGATTAAAAACCCATCTCTTTCACAGCCTTTGAGTATTCCTTCTACTGCTAGTTCTTTGCCCTCTGAAAATGCAGGTAGACCTATCCAAAATTCTGCTTTACCCTCTGCTTCAGTTACATCCACCAATGCAGCTGCAG CTCCTCCAAACATGGCAAACCCCAAAGAGAAAACCCCAATGTGTCTTGTGAATGAGTTAGCCCGTTTCAACAAGATTCAGCCGGAATATAAGCTCTTGAGTGAGCAAGGTCCAGCTCATTCTAAG GTGTTTACAGTGCAGCTCACTCTTGGGGACCAGCACTGGGAAGCTGAAGGAACTAGTATTAAAAAGGCACAACATGCGGCAGCAGCCAAAGCTTTGGAAGGGACAAAATTCCCTAAGCCCACTGCTCGTCCATCTCGTAGTGAAGGCAAGAATCCAG ACAGTGTAACCCCCACAGTGGAGTTAAATGCACTTTGCATGAAGCTGGGAAAGAAACCTATGTATAAACCTATTGATCCTTATACGGGGATGAGATCCACTTACAACTATACTATGAGGGGTGGCACTTACCCTCCACG GTACTTTTACCCATTTCCTGTTGGGCCCTTACTTTATCAAGTTGAGCTTTCAATTGGAGGGCAGCAGTTTCATGGGAAAGGAAGAACAAGACAAGCTGCTAAGCATGATGCAGCTGCTAAAGCACTGAAAGTTCTGCAGAATGAGCCCTTGCCTGAGAAACCAGAG GTGACCAAGGAAAGTGGCCCTCCCCATATGAAGAGCTTTGTAACCAAGGTGTCTGTTGGAGAATTCATGGGTGAAGGTGAAGGAAAGAGCAAGAAGATCtcaaagaaaaatgctgcaatAGCAGTCctagaagaactgaaaaaattgCCACCCCTTCCTACAGTTGAGAAAATGAAGCCACgaatcaaaaagaaaacaaaatcaatagTGAAG CTGCAGACAAGTCCAGAATATGGTCAAGGAATGAATCCCATTAGCAGACTTGCCCAGATACAGCAGgccaagaaagagaaagaaccAGAATATATGCTTATCACAGAACGTGGCCTTCCACGGCGCAGGGAGTTTGTTATGCAG GTGAAAGTTGGTGCACACACAGCTGAAGGAATGGGAACGAACAAAAAAGTTGCTAAACGCAATGCAGCTGAAAATATGTTGGAAATTTTAGGTTTCAAAGTCCCTCAACCTCAACCTCCAAAGCCAGcattaaaaacagaagagaag acacCAGTAAAGAAACCAGGTGATGGAAGAAAAGTAACCTTCTTTGAGCCAGGCTCTGAAGAGACTTCAACTA GTAATAAAGAAGATGAGTTTAGGATGCCTTATCTCAGCCATCAGCAGCTTCCTGCTGGAATCCTTCCCATGGTCCCTGAGGTTGCACAAGCTGTAGGAGCCAATCAAGGACACCATACCAAAGAGTTCAGTAGGGCAGCCCCAAATCCTGCCAAGGCTACAGTAACAGCAATGATTGCTAGAGAGCTGTTGTATGGTGGTACTTCTCCTACTGCTGAGACCATATTAAAGAATAACAACTCATCAGGCCATGTACCCCACGGACCACTTGCTAGGCCCTCTGAGCAGCTGGACTATCTTTCCAATGTTCAAGGAATCCAG gttGAATATAAAGACTTTCCAAAAAATAACAAGAACGAGTTTGTATCTCTTATAAACTGTTCCTCTCAGCCACCACTGATCAGCCATGGAATTGGAAAGGATGTAGAATCTTGCCACGATATG GCtgcactgaatattttaaagttgCTGTCTGAGCTGGACCAACAAACCACAGAGATGCCAAGAACAGGAAATGGACCAATGTCTGT ATGTGTGAAACAAGAAATGGAAAGTGACCCTCTTCTCAAACCGGCTAACTCAAACACTTTGGGACAAACACTGGACAGCACTGCCTAA